The Apodemus sylvaticus chromosome 5, mApoSyl1.1, whole genome shotgun sequence genome has a segment encoding these proteins:
- the Rbm18 gene encoding probable RNA-binding protein 18 codes for MEAETKTLPLENASILSEGSLQEGHRLWIGNLDPKITEYHLLKLLQRFGKVKQFDFLFHKSGALEGQPRGYCFVNFETKQEAEQAIQCLNGKLALSKKLVVRWAHAQVKRYDHNKNDKILPISLEPSSSTEPAQSNLSVTAKIKAIEAKLKMMAENPDAEYPAAPVYSYFKPPDKKRTTPYSRTAWKSRR; via the exons ATGGAAGCAGAAACCAAAACTCTTCCCCTGGAGAATGCATCCATCCTTTCAGAGGGCTCTCTACAAGAAGGACACCGATTATGGATTGGCAACCTGGATCCCAAAATCACAGA ATACCACCTCCTCAAGCTCCTCCAGAGGTTTGGCAAGGTGAAGCAGTTTGACTTCCTCTTCCACAAGTCGGGTGCCTTGGAGGGCCAGCCCCGAGGGTACTGTTTTGTTAACTTCGAAACTAAGCAG GAAGCAGAACAAGCCATCCAGTGTCTCAATGGCAAGCTGGCACTGTCTAAGAAGCTAGTGGTACGATGGGCCCACGCTCAAGTCAAG AGATATGATCATAACAAGAATGATAAGATCCTTCCCATCAGTCTTGAGCCATCCTCAAGCACTGAACCTGCTCAGTCTAACCTCAG TGTCACCGCAAAGATAAAAGCCATTGAAGCAAAGCTGAAAATGATGGCAGAAAATCCTGATGCAGAGTACCCAGCAGCGCCTGTTTATTCCTACTTTAAACCGCCTGATAAAAAAAGGACTACTCCTTACTCTAGAACAGCCTGGAAGTCCCGAAGATGA